One genomic segment of Helianthus annuus cultivar XRQ/B chromosome 14, HanXRQr2.0-SUNRISE, whole genome shotgun sequence includes these proteins:
- the LOC110904122 gene encoding flocculation protein FLO11, with protein MGRQLLILVLVSIAVISAVTASLAPADSPKASPPKASDEGATPSPAAGPSSDSPSSLEDSSPASSPSPSSSNDDVSSPSPSADDSAAAPISSDAPESSDAPISSDAPESSEAPESSDAPESSIAPVSSDAPESSIAPASSDAPESSIAPISSDAPESSIAPVSSDAPESAANAPSSDAAPSSDADDDDDDDDAPASKKSKESEEDEVGGLKAAEMLKAAIDSGVAAIAGRKG; from the coding sequence ATGGGTCGCCAATTGCTCATTCTCGTTCTAGTTTCCATTGCCGTTATCAGTGCTGTCACGGCTTCCCTTGCACCAGCAGACTCCCCCAAAGCGTCACCACCAAAGGCTTCTGATGAGGGCGCAACACCATCGCCAGCCGCAGGCCCTTCATCTGACTCCCCGTCTTCATTAGAGGATTCCTCACCCGCCTCTTCCCCATCCCCATCATCCTCAAACGATGACGTTTCATCCCCTAGTCCATCTGCTGATGACTCAGCTGCTGCACCGATATCTTCTGATGCACCAGAATCCTCTGATGCACCGATATCTTCTGATGCACCAGAATCCTCCGAAGCACCAGAATCCTCTGACGCACCAGAATCTTCTATTGCACCGGTATCCTCTGACGCACCAGAATCCTCTATTGCACCGGCATCCTCTGACGCACCAGAATCCTCTATTGCACCGATATCTTCTGACGCACCAGAATCCTCTATTGCACCGGTATCCTCTGACGCACCAGAATCCGCTGCTAATGCGCCTAGTTCTGATGCTGCGCCGAGTTCTGATgctgatgacgatgatgatgatgatgatgcaccAGCGTCTAAAAAGTCTAAAGAATCTGAAGAAGATGAAGTTGGAGGGTTGAAGGCTGCCGAGATGTTGAAGGCCGCTATCGACTCCGGTGTTGCTGCTATTGCAG